In the genome of Brassica rapa cultivar Chiifu-401-42 unplaced genomic scaffold, CAAS_Brap_v3.01 Scaffold0110, whole genome shotgun sequence, the window ttctattGTAGAACAATACATTAACGAAGAGATTTCAACTTTTGGTAATTACTACTTTGAACCACATATCAAAACGAAAGCCCGAGCAGAAGATCGACACTATGATGGAGGAAATCATGATGATCAGTGTAGTGATATACCAGACATTTTTTCTCAACCAGGGAGGGGCAGCGGTAGAGAAAAAGAGTTGTGGCTTCAAGATAAAGACCACCACATCGCACATACATATGTTCTGCTTAATTGTGAGGAGCTAGGGCCATTTGAAAGGTACACAAAATAAAGGCACATCAATTGATTTTCATATACTGAATATATAAGCATTCGTCATTGTTCACGGTGGGATTTTTTATATAGGTTGTTTGATGAGAGTATGAATGTTTCTTACCCTGGGATAACTGGAGACAATCTAATCACGCTTAAAGAGCAGAGATTTTCAATCTGGCTACAAAAACATGTAAAGTTTTCTTATTATTTCTGATAGATActtagtttattaatttattttaaactaaatatttatgttgATACAAATCAGGTGGAAGATACTTCAAAGGATAATTTATATCCAAAATGGTTGCAGACACTCGTACATGGTCCAATGATAAAGGTTATCTCTTGGCCAATGTATTTTTGTCGGGGATATATATTTCAGACATACGACTATGGAAAAGATAAAACTAGTGCAAATTATGGAGTTTGTGTTAAGGGCGTAACATCTTGTGGCTCAAGCGAAGAGCCTGATTTCTATGGAGTACTAAGAGAAATTTTTGAGCTTCACTACCCAGGACCAGTACATCTTAAAGTTGTACTTTTCAAATGTGATTGGTATGATTCGATCACTGAGAGAGGCATACGCATAAACAAGTCAGGGATTATCGATGTTAATGTCAGCAGACGTCATGGTAAATATGACCCCTTTATTTTGGCTTCACAAGCAGATCAGGTATGTTATGTTCCATATCCACGGATAAAACAGAAAAAGGATCAAAACTGGAAAGCAGCAATCATGATACAACCAAGGGGAAAAGTACTGGTCAGCAAAAATTTGGATTTTACTGCAATGCAATATGAAAATGTTGATCCAATTGTTTGTGTTGATCCACTGCACGTTGAGACACTAGCACATGTACATGGTCAAGCAGAAGATCTTGATTAtatggaagaggaagaagaacttGGTTCAGACGCTGAAGATGGAAATCCTGATATCGAAATAAGTGATGAagaatttgattaattttttttttgcattttatgttgatttttagtttatttttgaataCAATAAGTTACTTATTTATTACAAATCTACATACAGAAGTTAATTTTGGAACTTTCGATCATTAGAAGCGGCATTCTGAAATTATAAGATACCGCCATAAAAATTTGCCAAAATCCCCATTAAAAAATTATGCTTAtttattgattaaatattctattaaGACGTCAAAAACCCTACGGTTCTCCTTAATATATAAGTAACCTCACAACTAGCCGTCATAATTATAGCACTAAACTACTCTCTCACAAAAATCCTCTCTAGTGGTGTTCCAAGGTTTTTTTCCCTCACCGTTAATTCttattgtttatgggtttcttGTTTGTAATATATCATCTAACTCGTATAGGTTGAAAGATTAGAACTCGTTATCAATGTTTGCTTTGAATCGTGTGCTCACCAATTCTTTAAACAATAGTACAATCTTtggatttaattatttaaagttCTTTAGAACTGTGCTCTTAGATAAATTTAATAGATTCTAtaatacaattatattttattcaaGGTCAGAAGCACTTTCGATCTTTTATTAACTATTGAAAAGAGAAGTTGGTTTTGTATTCTTATCATTTAGATACTAATACGATATGTATACTGAGCATCCTTGGTAACTGTAAACCTTCAATACATGAACTGATCATTTTATGTTTTCCCATTGTAGATGACTCGACCACCAATGACATCAGGCGGGCGTTCTTATGGGACAGGACCAACTACCCAACCCTCTGGTTCTCAAGCTGCTGGTGCCCAAAGACATGTTGCAAACCATGAACCAGTTGAGAATAGGGAAGAAGTTGCACATGTTCCTGTACAACGTGATGTTCGTGTACTCCACCCAGCTAGACAAAATGGAGCTAAATGGTATGCTCTTCCTCTTTAATACACTTTCGTAAGTAACAGTTTATAGGtaaataatataagtaaataattttgtttcatatacaaCAGGTTCAAAAACAACACTGAAGTATCAACTTGTGTTCGAAAGATCATTGAAGGTTGTTTTAGAGGACCATGGTATAGCTGGAAAAAAGTACCACCGTTTTATAAAGATGCATGGTTTTCAACCTTTCAGGTGAGTTTGAATGGTATATAAATCtgatgtatttttgtttttacataTGTTAAatgatatcatatatatataacgtttATATACTTATCCATTTGATATCATATAATTTGTAGACTAAATTTGAGTGGGATGCCTCAATTGGAAATCTTGTTAAAGAAAACTTTGATCAACTTGCCGCTACCCGTCTCAAAGGAATGGTTAGTCTCGCAAAGTCAAATGGAGAAAAACCTGATTGGATTTTGTCTGATTACTGGAGGGTAATGTCTGAGTATTGGAGAACATCAAAGGCCAAAGATAAAAGTGAGAAAGCTCGCGCTTCTCGTCTATCTAGACGTGATGGTTTAGGTGTACACCGACACAGAGCAGGCTCACGTTCTTATGCCAAAGTTCAGGATGTTTTGGTAATATTTATGCatcttttacttttaaaaacatttatatttcatttttaaaaacttgGTAGTTTACCTTACTTTGTTTGATGTTATGTTGTAGGAGGCAAACAATGAAGACTCTTCTTTCATTGCTGTGCTGAAAAAAACACACCAGAAATCTGATGGAACTTATGTTGATGAAAGAGCTCGGCTAATTGCTGAGAAATTTGATGAATGTGTTCAAGAACGCTTGTCTGAAATGGAAAATTCTAGTGGAGAGGATTTGACAATAGACAATCTCACCCTTGAAGAGAAAAATGAAATCTATTCTAAGGTAAGAGCTTAAACTTTTATTTCACTTTGAATTTGTTTGCCCTAAATTCTGAGTTTTATACATGGTATTTTAGTTTTCGACCAAAACAGAAtacatattttagttttttagttctaaacattttgttttattgCTTTTATGTAAACATGACTTTTTTGTAGATTGTTGGAACATCAAAACAAGGTCGTGTATTTGGACTTGGGTCACTCCAAAGAGGTGTTTTAATGCCTTTAGAGTCTTCGACGGGTTCTCCACTAGGTAGTGCAGATGTGGGAACAATAACTCATCGAGTGGGTGAGCTTGAAGCTGAATTGCAAAAGAGTCATGATGAGTATGAAGACCTTAAGAAACGAATTGAAGCTGTGGAGGCTTTCTGCTTCAACACAAACTAGTGTGGCTTATGGTGTTATTTctggttttggtttttggtgTTATTTTATTGGTTTTTAGTTGCTTTATTCACTTGctatgatttttttcatttaaatttttgttcaagtttaaactatatttataattttttaatgttatggaatttttattttcaataatttgtctttatcagatttttttttggaaaaatagtTATCAAAAGTACGTTTAATATAGCTAATATTTAtagaatatttataaaaataaaaaatatatagatataaatataattccGTAAAATTGTTACCAATTTAATAAAAGTAATCACTACAACTTTTACATCTAAATTAGTAGCTAATTAAGATGGATTTGTGATGTTTTTTTAGTGAAGAATTGTGACGGATACGTGACAAAATATAAGTATCTAATTAAGACTGATTTGTGACAAAATTC includes:
- the LOC117129744 gene encoding uncharacterized protein LOC117129744, whose translation is MTRPPMTSGGRSYGTGPTTQPSGSQAAGAQRHVANHEPVENREEVAHVPVQRDVRVLHPARQNGAKWFKNNTEVSTCVRKIIEGCFRGPWYSWKKVPPFYKDAWFSTFQTKFEWDASIGNLVKENFDQLAATRLKGMVSLAKSNGEKPDWILSDYWRVMSEYWRTSKAKDKSEKARASRLSRRDGLGVHRHRAGSRSYAKVQDVLEANNEDSSFIAVLKKTHQKSDGTYVDERARLIAEKFDECVQERLSEMENSSGEDLTIDNLTLEEKNEIYSKIVGTSKQGRVFGLGSLQRGVLMPLESSTGSPLGSADVGTITHRVGELEAELQKSHDEYEDLKKRIEAVEAFCFNTN